A genome region from Dolichospermum compactum NIES-806 includes the following:
- a CDS encoding WD40 repeat domain-containing protein, with product MDSNTQPQHSENNNQVWECLPTTSNYVDQIAFSPDGKILASFHRESTEPIKLWDVATGQQLYTANFADLQEVDREIDFLFCKSLFFSPNKKALAYTWTCKGFVWDLALGKAVIIKALKSPFKDYQWENVALSPDLQIAVSTNKDAGIIKLWETSTGKEIHTLSVGDNVWDIYGNQFSPDGKIFASLIWFRTYETIKLWEVETGTELCSITVPDITGHNKYTGVIALSSDGRILASNSGDNDTQDSNQTVIVLSETLTGKEICRFPKFGWEDFVAKKLAEEESVEKESVGLKKFISSAFDKFLLIFSPKLSEMEYEMQWGKNLLRSVEWTHELMSINKSKKIVSLAFSPNDQLLASGDITGTITLWQLKKGLSEPPTTIQTFTSVSKQPIKRLAFSPDGQILSTGHGDNDGGITLWDVNSGKKLKTLAGHAVSASRVCCDGFGDRDQVAVSPDGKTIASSGNNDMIRLWNTQTGSFLRSFESKSHSGSAHKITFSRDGKFLVSVYWTDIVLWEVSTGREIQAMIPDPDADNSSFPSWGSRYLNQYGDLLAIREKSTNFDGAKLQIKVLQVPNGETVCTLIGNYQFPSQIIFSPDKRLVATRHNMSEFGIWELATGKLIRNINTDYAEGDTDPGDPDPVLFSPDGEILAIAGTANITLWQVSSGEKIQIINRYHQGWGSCLAFHPNGQILAFSGSDSTDSIKLWDIKTGSEICILQETLNRVTSLDFSGNGEVLVSSYRDGTISVWQQKRV from the coding sequence ATGGACTCAAATACACAACCACAACATTCTGAAAATAACAATCAAGTTTGGGAATGTTTACCCACTACTTCCAACTATGTAGATCAAATTGCCTTTAGTCCAGATGGAAAAATATTAGCCAGCTTCCATAGAGAATCAACTGAACCAATCAAACTCTGGGATGTAGCAACTGGTCAACAACTCTATACCGCTAATTTTGCCGATCTTCAAGAAGTTGACAGAGAGATTGATTTTTTGTTTTGCAAATCGTTATTTTTTAGCCCGAATAAAAAAGCTTTAGCTTATACTTGGACTTGTAAGGGTTTTGTTTGGGATTTGGCACTAGGCAAAGCAGTTATCATAAAAGCACTAAAGTCACCTTTTAAGGATTACCAGTGGGAAAATGTTGCTCTCAGTCCAGATTTGCAAATAGCAGTCTCAACCAATAAAGATGCTGGGATCATCAAGCTGTGGGAAACATCCACTGGAAAAGAAATTCATACTCTTTCCGTTGGGGACAACGTATGGGATATTTATGGCAATCAGTTTAGCCCAGATGGCAAAATCTTTGCCAGTTTAATCTGGTTCAGGACGTATGAAACAATAAAGCTGTGGGAAGTCGAAACGGGGACAGAGCTTTGTAGTATCACAGTGCCAGATATTACAGGACACAATAAATATACTGGTGTTATTGCGTTGAGTTCAGATGGTCGCATCTTAGCCAGTAATTCTGGAGATAATGATACTCAAGATAGTAATCAAACAGTTATTGTATTGTCAGAAACTCTTACGGGTAAGGAAATTTGTAGGTTTCCAAAGTTTGGATGGGAAGACTTTGTAGCGAAAAAACTTGCAGAGGAAGAATCTGTAGAGAAAGAATCTGTAGGTTTAAAAAAATTTATATCTTCTGCTTTCGATAAATTTCTCTTAATTTTCAGCCCTAAGCTGTCTGAAATGGAGTATGAAATGCAATGGGGAAAGAATCTATTACGGAGCGTAGAATGGACTCATGAATTGATGTCGATAAACAAATCAAAAAAAATTGTATCCCTTGCTTTCAGTCCTAATGATCAGCTTTTAGCAAGTGGTGATATAACTGGCACAATTACCCTATGGCAACTCAAAAAAGGATTATCAGAACCACCTACAACGATTCAGACTTTTACCAGTGTTTCCAAACAACCGATCAAAAGGCTTGCTTTTAGTCCAGATGGACAAATTTTGTCCACCGGACACGGCGACAATGATGGTGGGATTACTCTGTGGGATGTAAACAGTGGGAAAAAACTTAAAACCCTTGCTGGTCATGCGGTATCAGCTTCCAGAGTATGTTGTGATGGTTTCGGGGATCGTGACCAGGTAGCTGTTAGTCCTGATGGAAAGACGATCGCTAGTAGTGGCAACAATGACATGATTAGACTCTGGAACACACAAACTGGTTCTTTCCTCCGTTCCTTTGAATCTAAGTCTCATTCGGGTTCTGCTCACAAAATCACCTTTAGTCGTGACGGTAAATTTTTAGTTAGTGTTTATTGGACAGATATTGTCCTATGGGAAGTATCAACAGGTAGAGAAATTCAGGCAATGATACCTGATCCTGATGCTGATAATTCTTCCTTTCCTTCTTGGGGTTCAAGATATTTAAATCAGTATGGAGACTTACTAGCGATTCGTGAAAAATCTACAAATTTCGATGGTGCAAAGTTACAAATTAAAGTTCTGCAAGTTCCTAATGGTGAAACTGTTTGTACGCTTATTGGTAACTATCAGTTCCCATCCCAAATTATCTTCAGTCCAGATAAACGCCTTGTTGCTACTCGGCATAATATGTCTGAGTTTGGAATATGGGAGCTTGCAACTGGTAAGTTGATTCGTAATATCAACACTGATTACGCTGAAGGTGATACTGACCCTGGAGATCCAGATCCAGTGCTGTTTAGTCCAGATGGTGAAATTTTAGCAATTGCAGGAACTGCAAATATCACCCTATGGCAAGTTAGTTCTGGAGAAAAAATACAGATTATTAATCGTTACCATCAAGGTTGGGGAAGTTGCTTGGCTTTCCATCCCAATGGGCAAATTTTGGCTTTTAGTGGATCAGACAGTACAGACAGTATCAAACTTTGGGATATAAAAACTGGCAGCGAGATTTGTATCCTTCAAGAAACCTTAAATAGAGTTACTTCGCTTGATTTCAGTGGTAATGGAGAAGTTTTAGTGAGTAGTTATCGTGATGGCACGATTTCAGTGTGGCAGCAAAAAAGGGTTTAG
- the nifU gene encoding Fe-S cluster assembly protein NifU: MWDYTDKVLELFYDPKNQGAIEETGETGVKLATGEVGSIACGDALRLHLKVEEATDKIIDARFQTFGCTSAIASSSALTEMVKGLTLDEALGVTNKEIADYLGGLPEAKMHCSVMGQEALEAAIYNYRGIPLEAHDDEEGVLICSCFGITDAKIKKAVAQNNLFSAEQVTNYVKAGGGCGSCLTKIDDIIREVKQEAANKNLYNYRANAKTEILSSEPQRPLTTVQKIALIQKVLDEEVRPVLIADGGDVELYDVEGDKIKVILKGACGSCSSSTATLKIAIEARLRDRISKEIIVEAV, translated from the coding sequence ATGTGGGACTACACTGATAAAGTATTAGAGTTATTTTACGATCCTAAAAACCAGGGCGCGATTGAAGAAACTGGCGAAACTGGTGTTAAACTGGCAACTGGTGAAGTGGGAAGTATTGCTTGTGGTGATGCTTTAAGATTACATTTGAAAGTTGAAGAAGCAACAGATAAAATTATTGATGCTCGGTTTCAAACTTTTGGTTGTACCAGTGCGATCGCATCTTCGAGTGCTTTAACTGAAATGGTCAAAGGTTTGACTTTAGATGAAGCTTTGGGAGTGACAAATAAGGAAATCGCCGATTATTTAGGTGGTTTACCTGAAGCTAAAATGCACTGTTCTGTTATGGGTCAAGAGGCTTTAGAAGCTGCGATTTATAATTATCGTGGCATTCCTTTAGAGGCACATGACGATGAAGAAGGTGTCCTCATCTGTAGCTGTTTCGGAATAACTGATGCTAAGATAAAGAAAGCAGTTGCACAAAACAATCTCTTCAGTGCAGAGCAAGTAACAAATTATGTAAAAGCTGGTGGCGGATGCGGTTCTTGTTTAACGAAGATTGATGATATAATAAGAGAAGTAAAGCAGGAAGCCGCCAACAAAAATCTCTACAACTACAGGGCAAACGCTAAAACAGAAATTCTCAGTTCAGAGCCACAAAGACCACTAACTACAGTTCAAAAAATTGCTCTGATTCAAAAAGTATTAGATGAAGAAGTCCGACCCGTTTTAATCGCCGACGGGGGAGATGTGGAACTTTATGATGTGGAAGGCGATAAAATTAAAGTAATTCTTAAAGGTGCTTGCGGTTCATGTTCTAGCAGCACAGCTACTTTAAAGATTGCGATTGAAGCAAGATTACGCGATCGCATCAGCAAAGAAATTATTGTCGAAGCAGTGTAG
- the nifS gene encoding cysteine desulfurase NifS, producing the protein MQNNCIYLDNNATTKIDPQVVEAMMPYLTDYYANPSSMHTFGGQLGKAVKTAREQVAALLGADESEIVFTSCGTEGDNAAIHAALLAQPEKRHIITSQVEHPAVLNVCKQLESKGYQVTYLSVNAKGQIDLSELEASLTGNTALVTVMYANNETGTIFPIEEIGAMVKEYGALFHVDAVQAVGKIPLNMKTSTIDMLTISGHKIHAPKGIGALYVRRGVRFRPLLVGGHQERGRRGGTENVPGIIALGKAAELERSHLEEATTKERKLRDYLEKSLLAKIADCEVNGDIKNRLPNTTNIGFKYIEGEAILLSLNKYGICASSGSACTSGSLEPSHVLRAMGLPYTTLHGSIRFSLSRYTTEAEIDQVIAVMPEIVDRLRALSPFKNDEAGWLQQQGQTLVNR; encoded by the coding sequence ATGCAAAATAATTGCATCTATCTTGATAATAATGCCACCACTAAAATAGATCCTCAAGTTGTTGAGGCAATGATGCCTTATTTGACGGACTATTATGCTAATCCTTCTAGTATGCACACTTTTGGTGGACAACTTGGAAAGGCTGTAAAGACAGCTAGAGAACAAGTTGCGGCTTTACTGGGAGCAGACGAATCAGAAATTGTTTTTACCAGTTGCGGAACTGAAGGCGATAATGCGGCTATTCATGCGGCGTTATTAGCTCAACCAGAAAAACGTCACATCATCACTTCCCAAGTAGAACATCCGGCAGTTTTAAATGTCTGCAAACAATTAGAATCTAAAGGTTATCAAGTTACTTATTTGTCAGTAAATGCTAAGGGACAAATAGATTTGAGTGAGTTAGAAGCTTCTCTAACTGGTAATACTGCTTTGGTAACAGTAATGTATGCCAATAATGAAACCGGCACTATATTTCCAATTGAAGAAATTGGTGCTATGGTTAAGGAATACGGCGCTCTCTTCCACGTTGATGCAGTGCAAGCGGTAGGCAAAATACCCTTGAATATGAAGACCAGCACCATAGATATGTTAACTATATCTGGTCACAAAATTCATGCTCCTAAAGGTATTGGTGCTTTGTATGTGAGACGTGGGGTTCGTTTCCGTCCTCTATTAGTTGGTGGACATCAAGAACGAGGACGCAGAGGCGGTACAGAGAATGTTCCGGGAATTATTGCTTTAGGAAAAGCTGCGGAATTGGAACGATCACATTTGGAAGAGGCAACTACTAAGGAAAGAAAGTTGCGCGATTATTTGGAAAAATCTCTTCTGGCTAAAATTGCTGATTGTGAAGTAAATGGTGATATCAAAAATAGATTGCCAAATACTACAAATATCGGTTTCAAATATATTGAAGGTGAAGCAATTTTGCTCTCATTAAATAAGTACGGTATTTGTGCTTCCTCTGGTTCTGCTTGTACTTCTGGTTCTCTAGAACCTTCTCATGTTTTACGAGCTATGGGTTTGCCCTATACTACTTTACATGGTTCGATTCGCTTCAGTCTTTCTCGCTACACAACTGAAGCTGAAATTGATCAAGTAATTGCAGTCATGCCGGAAATTGTTGACCGTCTGCGAGCTTTATCTCCCTTCAAAAATGATGAAGCAGGTTGGTTACAACAGCAAGGACAAACTTTAGTAAATAGGTAA
- a CDS encoding DUF362 domain-containing protein → MAYEITSQCISCKLCLSVCPTGAIQEVDGNYWIDSELCTNCAGSIHTVPQCKASCPTVDGCVKQPSDYWESWFATYNRVLAKLTNKQDYWENWYNSYSQKFSEQLQKHQGQVVI, encoded by the coding sequence ATGGCTTACGAAATTACTAGCCAGTGTATTTCCTGCAAGTTGTGTTTATCTGTTTGTCCTACCGGTGCAATTCAAGAAGTTGACGGTAATTACTGGATTGACTCTGAACTTTGCACAAATTGCGCTGGTAGTATTCATACCGTACCTCAATGTAAAGCCAGTTGTCCTACTGTTGATGGTTGCGTTAAACAACCTAGTGATTATTGGGAAAGTTGGTTTGCTACTTACAACCGTGTTTTAGCAAAGTTAACCAATAAACAAGACTATTGGGAGAATTGGTATAACTCTTATTCCCAAAAGTTTTCCGAACAATTGCAAAAGCACCAAGGACAAGTAGTTATATAA
- the nifB gene encoding nitrogenase cofactor biosynthesis protein NifB — protein MTLPATDILTSDFQNAIITPATSAACGCDSTTTPEMDEKLIERISKHPCYSEEAHHHYARMHVAVAPACNIQCNYCNRKYDCANESRPGVVSELLTPEEAAHKVLVIAGKIPQMTVLGVAGPGDPLANPEKTFRTFELIADKAPDIKLCLSTNGLMLTEHIDRIKQLNIDHVTITLNTIDPEIGAQIYSWVHYKRKRYRGVEGAKILLEKQLEGLQALKEADILCKVNSVMIPGINDQHLVEVNKAIRERGAFLHNIMPLISAPEHGTHFGLTGQRGPTGKELKEVQDNCSGNMKMMRHCRQCRADAVGLLGEDRSQEFTKDKFMEMAPEYNLETRQEVHEGIEKFREEIKAAKDKVSTGKKSANSPKILIAVATKGGGLVNQHFGHAKEFQVYEVDGNEVRFVSHRKIDQYCQGGYSEEATADNIMKAIADCKAVLVSKIGNCPKEKLEAAGIQTVEAYDVIEKVALEFYEQYIKANG, from the coding sequence ATGACACTACCTGCTACAGATATTCTCACCTCCGACTTTCAGAATGCCATTATCACCCCCGCTACATCTGCTGCTTGCGGTTGCGACAGCACCACAACTCCAGAAATGGACGAAAAACTCATAGAGCGTATTTCTAAACACCCTTGCTATAGTGAAGAGGCTCATCATCACTATGCACGGATGCACGTTGCCGTCGCTCCAGCTTGCAATATTCAATGTAACTATTGTAACCGCAAGTATGACTGCGCTAACGAAAGTCGTCCTGGAGTAGTGAGTGAATTACTCACACCGGAAGAAGCTGCACATAAAGTGTTAGTAATTGCCGGAAAAATTCCCCAAATGACTGTATTGGGAGTTGCAGGTCCTGGTGATCCTTTGGCTAATCCAGAAAAAACTTTTCGGACTTTTGAATTAATTGCCGATAAAGCACCAGATATTAAATTGTGCTTATCTACTAACGGTTTGATGCTGACAGAACATATTGATCGCATTAAACAATTAAATATAGATCACGTTACTATTACCCTTAATACCATTGACCCCGAAATAGGCGCACAAATCTATTCTTGGGTTCACTATAAACGCAAGCGTTACAGAGGGGTTGAAGGAGCAAAAATTCTTCTAGAAAAACAGTTGGAAGGATTGCAAGCTCTCAAAGAAGCTGATATCTTATGCAAAGTTAATTCCGTAATGATTCCCGGAATTAATGATCAACATTTGGTAGAAGTTAATAAGGCTATTCGTGAAAGAGGCGCATTCTTACATAACATTATGCCGCTAATTTCTGCACCAGAACATGGGACTCATTTCGGTTTAACTGGTCAACGGGGACCAACAGGAAAAGAACTGAAAGAAGTCCAAGACAATTGTTCTGGTAACATGAAAATGATGCGCCACTGTCGCCAGTGTCGAGCAGATGCGGTAGGATTATTAGGAGAAGACCGTAGCCAAGAATTTACTAAAGATAAGTTCATGGAAATGGCTCCAGAATATAACTTGGAAACCCGCCAAGAAGTTCACGAAGGTATTGAGAAATTTAGAGAAGAAATTAAGGCTGCAAAAGATAAAGTATCAACTGGCAAAAAATCTGCTAATAGTCCTAAAATTTTGATTGCAGTAGCAACAAAAGGTGGTGGATTAGTTAACCAACACTTCGGACACGCCAAAGAATTTCAAGTTTATGAAGTTGATGGTAATGAAGTTCGTTTTGTTAGTCACCGCAAGATTGATCAATATTGTCAAGGTGGTTACAGCGAAGAGGCTACCGCAGACAATATAATGAAGGCGATCGCAGATTGTAAAGCAGTCTTGGTATCGAAAATAGGCAATTGTCCCAAGGAAAAATTAGAAGCAGCAGGAATCCAAACTGTTGAAGCCTATGACGTAATTGAAAAGGTTGCTTTAGAATTTTACGAGCAATATATTAAGGCTAATGGGTAA
- a CDS encoding DUF2141 domain-containing protein, which yields MLLLPILGNLLFLANAKAELNSSLTIEVEGLKNKSGQVCATLFDKSQGFPRDSKNALQSQCIKITELSQKLTFNNLRAGSYAVGLIHDANENGNLDTGAFGAPIEGFGFSNNPEVFTGPPKFNDSAVAVSKTTTDIKIKMKYFFGS from the coding sequence ATGTTACTACTCCCTATATTGGGAAATTTACTCTTTTTAGCTAATGCTAAGGCAGAGTTGAATAGTAGTCTGACAATTGAAGTAGAGGGACTCAAAAACAAATCTGGACAAGTTTGTGCTACGCTTTTTGATAAAAGTCAAGGATTTCCTCGTGATAGTAAAAATGCTTTACAATCTCAATGTATCAAGATCACAGAACTATCTCAAAAACTGACTTTCAATAACTTGAGAGCAGGTAGTTATGCTGTTGGATTAATTCATGATGCCAATGAAAATGGTAATCTTGATACTGGTGCTTTTGGTGCGCCCATAGAAGGTTTTGGGTTTTCTAACAATCCAGAGGTTTTCACTGGACCGCCTAAGTTTAATGATTCGGCTGTTGCTGTATCTAAAACTACTACTGATATTAAGATTAAGATGAAATATTTCTTTGGTTCTTGA
- the cysE gene encoding serine O-acetyltransferase — protein sequence MHQSLNRISRTETINTKLRKNEGSRFFSEPLISDFRIIFERDPAARNWLEVIFCYPGFHALCLHRLSHWLHIHKVSFIPRFISHLGRFFTGIEIHPGAKIGKGVFIDHGMGVVIGETAIVGDYTLIYQGVTLGGTGKESGKRHPTLGNNVVVGAGAKVLGNIQISDRVRIGAGSIVLGDVPPDATVVGIPGRIIAPKSNHPISPLEHGKLPDIEAGVIRSLLSRIEQLEQQVQTFTNHHQDDQ from the coding sequence ATGCACCAGTCATTAAACAGGATCAGTAGGACTGAGACTATAAATACAAAGCTACGTAAAAATGAAGGTTCTAGATTTTTTTCAGAACCATTAATCAGTGATTTTCGGATTATTTTTGAGCGTGATCCAGCGGCACGTAATTGGTTAGAGGTGATATTTTGTTACCCTGGATTTCATGCTCTTTGTTTACATCGTCTTTCCCATTGGTTACACATCCACAAGGTGAGTTTTATTCCCCGGTTTATTTCCCATTTAGGACGGTTTTTCACAGGTATTGAAATTCACCCAGGGGCAAAAATTGGCAAGGGTGTATTTATTGATCATGGCATGGGTGTCGTGATTGGTGAAACTGCTATTGTGGGAGACTATACACTTATTTATCAGGGTGTAACATTGGGGGGAACTGGGAAAGAAAGCGGTAAACGTCATCCGACATTGGGTAATAATGTTGTTGTCGGTGCGGGTGCGAAAGTATTAGGAAATATTCAAATTAGCGATCGCGTCCGTATTGGTGCAGGGTCCATTGTCTTGGGTGATGTGCCTCCAGATGCCACTGTGGTGGGCATTCCTGGACGGATTATTGCTCCTAAGTCTAATCACCCCATTTCCCCCTTAGAACATGGCAAATTACCCGATATAGAGGCAGGTGTGATTCGTTCTTTACTCTCGCGGATTGAGCAGTTGGAACAACAAGTCCAAACTTTCACCAATCATCACCAAGATGATCAATAA
- a CDS encoding Asr1405/Asl0597 family protein, whose translation MSPNCNFLTVGEQILQVPLGDRWCIYHRLQELMISCSCPPDGSLRVQVNNLEEAILVRSTLMQFFASRHQLVTWLENCLCNVVE comes from the coding sequence ATGTCACCAAATTGTAACTTTTTAACTGTCGGTGAACAAATTTTGCAAGTTCCTTTAGGTGATAGATGGTGTATTTATCATCGGTTGCAAGAGTTGATGATTTCCTGTTCCTGTCCCCCGGATGGGTCTTTGCGCGTGCAAGTTAATAACCTAGAAGAAGCGATTCTTGTTCGTAGTACATTGATGCAATTTTTTGCTTCCCGTCATCAATTGGTGACATGGTTAGAGAATTGTTTGTGTAACGTTGTTGAGTAA
- a CDS encoding DUF2949 domain-containing protein — MVINRIDRKLLQFLQKELALSQADIAVATRHPEFNHGPLPMLLWQYGLVDLQQLDRIFDWLAEHPELR, encoded by the coding sequence ATGGTGATTAATCGTATTGATAGGAAGTTACTGCAATTTCTCCAAAAAGAACTGGCACTTTCCCAGGCTGATATTGCTGTAGCAACGCGACATCCTGAGTTCAATCATGGACCTTTACCGATGCTGCTTTGGCAATATGGTTTAGTGGATTTACAACAACTAGACAGAATTTTTGATTGGCTTGCAGAACATCCTGAATTGAGGTAG
- the nifV gene encoding homocitrate synthase — protein MYQIMINDTTLRDGEQAAGVAFNLEEKVAIAQFLDAIGVHELEVGIPAMGEEEIRAIVAIRNLDLNAKLLGWNRAVLSDIKASIACGLERVHIAIPVSGVQIAAKFHGQWRVSLQKLKDCISFALDQGLWVSVGGEDSSRADENFLQDVAMLSQEWGASRFRFCDTVGVLDPFRTHLKVKHLVSTLSIPIEIHTHNDFGLATANALAGIKAGALSVNTTVNGLGERAGNAALEEVIMALKCIYSVDLGIQTQHLLKLSQLVAKASGANVQPWKAIVGENTFAHESGIHAHGVLQNPVTYEPYAPEDVGWERRLVIGKHSGRHSLSNLLEQHGIFLDSQETQAILDVVRQQSILKKRSLTTEELLNLVSEKRYSHAT, from the coding sequence ATGTATCAAATCATGATTAATGATACGACATTACGTGATGGGGAACAGGCAGCAGGTGTTGCTTTTAACTTAGAAGAAAAAGTAGCGATCGCTCAATTCCTAGATGCCATTGGTGTCCATGAATTAGAGGTGGGAATTCCGGCAATGGGAGAAGAAGAAATTCGCGCCATTGTTGCCATTCGTAACTTAGATTTAAACGCTAAATTATTAGGTTGGAATCGCGCTGTATTATCAGATATAAAAGCTTCTATAGCCTGTGGACTAGAAAGAGTACATATTGCTATTCCTGTATCTGGAGTGCAAATTGCCGCTAAATTTCATGGACAATGGCGAGTAAGTTTACAAAAACTAAAAGACTGTATTAGCTTCGCATTAGATCAAGGTCTTTGGGTATCAGTTGGTGGTGAAGATTCTTCTAGAGCCGACGAAAACTTTCTCCAAGATGTTGCCATGTTATCACAAGAATGGGGCGCATCTCGGTTTCGATTTTGTGATACAGTTGGGGTACTTGATCCCTTCCGAACTCACCTAAAAGTTAAGCATTTAGTATCAACTCTATCAATTCCTATTGAGATTCACACCCATAATGATTTTGGACTAGCAACTGCTAACGCCTTAGCCGGAATCAAAGCTGGTGCTTTATCTGTAAATACTACCGTTAATGGACTAGGAGAAAGAGCCGGAAATGCCGCTTTAGAAGAAGTAATCATGGCTCTAAAATGTATTTACAGTGTTGACTTAGGAATTCAAACTCAACACTTGTTAAAACTATCTCAATTAGTCGCTAAAGCCTCCGGCGCTAATGTTCAACCTTGGAAAGCAATTGTGGGTGAAAATACCTTTGCTCATGAGTCTGGTATTCATGCTCATGGTGTTCTGCAAAACCCCGTTACTTATGAACCTTATGCTCCTGAAGATGTGGGTTGGGAACGGCGTTTAGTCATCGGTAAACATTCTGGTCGGCATTCATTATCTAATCTATTAGAACAGCATGGCATCTTTCTTGATTCTCAAGAAACCCAAGCTATTTTAGATGTAGTCCGTCAGCAATCAATCCTCAAAAAACGCAGTCTCACTACAGAAGAATTATTAAATTTAGTCAGCGAAAAAAGGTATTCCCATGCAACGTGA
- a CDS encoding nitrogen fixation protein NifZ, translated as MQRDEIELDSQPIFEIGQKVRVKKLIKNDGTFPGREIGEVLANIGDVGYVSSIGTFLQAYYIYAVHFLETGYIIGCRKRELESAEETHESNAPNE; from the coding sequence ATGCAACGTGATGAAATAGAACTGGACTCGCAACCCATTTTTGAAATTGGTCAAAAAGTTCGAGTTAAGAAACTAATCAAAAACGATGGAACTTTTCCAGGTAGAGAGATTGGGGAAGTTTTAGCAAACATTGGTGATGTTGGTTATGTCTCCAGCATTGGCACATTTTTGCAAGCTTATTATATCTATGCTGTCCATTTTTTGGAAACAGGGTACATCATCGGTTGTCGAAAAAGAGAACTAGAATCTGCTGAGGAAACACATGAAAGTAATGCTCCGAATGAATGA
- the nifT gene encoding putative nitrogen fixation protein NifT — MKVMLRMNDAGTLVVYVPKKDLEEEVVKETDGEAGKILTLTNGWELEFSEFPDKSRLPVTVEAKRLS; from the coding sequence ATGAAAGTAATGCTCCGAATGAATGATGCTGGTACTTTAGTTGTCTACGTCCCTAAAAAAGACTTAGAAGAAGAAGTAGTTAAAGAAACAGATGGTGAAGCAGGTAAAATTCTCACTTTAACTAATGGTTGGGAATTAGAATTTAGTGAATTTCCCGATAAAAGTCGTTTACCAGTAACAGTGGAAGCTAAACGTCTTTCTTAA
- a CDS encoding (2Fe-2S) ferredoxin domain-containing protein: MGEKYLTLSELNIEGQFLGFVGKDAGKCKHLQLAVPGGNIKLKIPKNLRCSLGLSLVPGEQIRIDAISKLNLRNNKLKLQLYQIQAIGFCVLENFLPQPKAKIMVCQKSGCLKRGGKGLLSDLEKTLGDRGLSDKVTIEHTDCQKRCSSAPNCVLMLGKKQYKKVQPEAIASLLENHLIS; the protein is encoded by the coding sequence ATGGGTGAAAAATATTTGACCTTATCGGAATTGAATATTGAAGGACAGTTCTTAGGCTTTGTGGGTAAAGATGCTGGGAAATGTAAACATTTACAGTTAGCAGTTCCTGGGGGAAATATCAAACTAAAAATTCCTAAAAATTTACGTTGTTCGCTAGGTTTATCCTTAGTTCCTGGTGAACAAATTCGCATAGATGCTATTAGTAAATTAAATCTCCGTAACAATAAACTCAAACTGCAACTTTATCAAATTCAAGCCATTGGTTTTTGTGTGCTGGAAAATTTCCTTCCGCAACCCAAAGCCAAAATTATGGTATGTCAAAAATCTGGTTGTCTGAAACGGGGTGGAAAGGGGTTATTGTCAGACTTAGAAAAAACTTTAGGCGATCGCGGTTTATCTGATAAAGTGACAATTGAACATACCGACTGTCAAAAACGCTGTAGCAGCGCTCCCAATTGTGTTTTGATGTTAGGTAAAAAACAATACAAGAAAGTTCAGCCAGAAGCGATCGCATCTTTGCTAGAGAATCATTTAATTAGTTAA
- a CDS encoding nucleotidyltransferase domain-containing protein — translation MLNQPISTVLTQVQQNLKQLYGEQLEKLILYGSQARGTAQPDSDIDILIVLKDVFNYSQESEKISQLIADLCLEYNVLISCTFANSEQLENHNSGFFRNVRKDGLVI, via the coding sequence ATGCTAAATCAACCTATTTCCACTGTTTTAACCCAAGTACAACAAAACTTAAAACAACTTTATGGAGAACAGTTAGAAAAACTAATTTTATATGGTTCACAAGCTAGAGGAACAGCACAACCAGATTCAGATATTGATATTTTAATCGTGTTAAAAGATGTTTTCAACTATTCTCAAGAAAGTGAAAAAATTAGTCAATTAATTGCTGATTTGTGCCTAGAATATAATGTTTTAATCAGTTGTACTTTTGCTAATTCTGAACAATTAGAAAATCATAATAGTGGCTTTTTTCGTAATGTTAGAAAAGATGGTTTAGTAATATGA